In Amblyomma americanum isolate KBUSLIRL-KWMA chromosome 8, ASM5285725v1, whole genome shotgun sequence, the DNA window ggacacgcaggagacaaaattgctcgggcaagaaccagcggattaatgctgcgtagaagactacatgagcgggcagtgcagcgTTGTTGGACCGTTCGCGCTAAGTGAgcggcggccacgcaggagacaaattttctcgggcaagaaccagcggaataatgctgcgtagaagatgacgatgagcaagcagtgcaccgggatagaccgctcgcgctacgccagctgcggctatgcaagagacaaattttctcgggcaagaaccagcggattaatgctgcgtagaagacgacgatgagcgtgcagtgtcgcgggatagaacgctcgcgctacgccagctgtggccacgcaggagacaaatttgctcgggcaagacccagcggaataatgctgcgtagaagacgacgatgagcgagcagtgcagcggaatagaccgctcgcgctaagccaGCTAAGGCCACGAGGGAGAGAAATTTCCTTatgcaagaaccagcggattagtgctgcgtagaaggcgacgatgagcgagcagtgcagcggaatagaccgctcgcgctaagccaGATAAGGCCACGAGGGAGAGAAATTTCCTtaggcaagaaccagcggattagtgctgcgtagaaggcgatatgagcgggcagtgccacgggttggaccgctcgcgctaagtgaggtgCGGACacacaggagacaaatttgctcgggcaagaaccagcggattaatgctgcgtagaagacgacatAAGCGGGCAGAGTCGCGGGTTGCACCGCTCGCGCTATGTGAgcggcggccacgcaggagacaaatttgctcgggcaagaaccagcggataaatgcagcgtagaagacgacgatgagcgagcagtgtcGCGGGATAGAACGCTcccgctacgccagctgcggacACGCAAGAGACATTTTTTTTGGGGAAGAACCAGCGGatttctagcattttgcatatgtacgctgtacctttccttgagcaacacttttctgttcatgcgcattgttttctccgtctctttcctttacttatgtaacgttcttgttttttcgggctttttccGGCATGTACTTTCGCTTATCGCCGGTGTATCATACAGTTCAATTAGAATTGtattgtttattttccttgtacaagccgatctgactatgtaaacaaagcatttctgtattttgatttgtgttgttattatgccgctctgccattttattttattttattattattttttttccttgttctctcttttgtttcttgaattttttgtaatctcgggagctgggaactagtcaagctgaattttcagcttttttcccgcactccctcacttcatgagtgaaataaagaatttatttatttaattaatgcGGCGCAGAAGACGATGATCGAACAATgccgcgggatagaccgctcgcgctgcACCAGCTGCGGACACGCAAGAGACACTTtttttcgggcaagaaccagaggattagtgctgcgtagaagacgaggAAGAGCGATCAGTGCCTCGGGATAGACCGCttgcgctacgccagctgcggccacgctagagacaaatttgctcgggaaagaaccagcggattaatgctgcgtagaagacgacgttAAGCGAGCAGTGCAGCGGGATAGAGCGCCCGCGCTACGCCAGCTCCGGtaacgcaggagacaaatttgctcgggcaacaaccagcggattaatgctgcgtagacgACGACGATCAGCGAGCAGTGCactgggatagccagctcgcactacgccagctgcggccacgcaggagacaaaatTGCTCGGGCACGAACCAgctgattaatgctgcgtagaagacggcGATGAGCGTGCAGTGCAGCGGGATAGGCCTCTCGCGCTGAGCCAGCTGCGGCCATGAGGGAGAGAAATTTCCTTGGGCAAGAACCcgcggattagtgctgcgtagaaggcgacatgagcgggcagactcgcgggttggaccgctcgcgctaagtgaggtgcggacacgcaggagacaaatttgtgcgggaaagaaccagcggattaatgctgcgtagaagacgacatATGCGGGCAATGTCGCGGGATGGACCGCTCACGCTAAGTGAGCTGAgtccacgcaggagacaaatttgctcggccAAGAagcagcggaataatgctgcgtagaagagaACGATGAGCGAGCAATGCACCGGGAttgaccgctcgcgctacgccagcagcagccacgcaagagacaaatttgctcgggcaagaaccagcggattaatgctgcgtagaagacgacatgagcgggcagtgtagcgggttggaccgctcgcacTAAGTGAGCGGCGGCCTcgcaggagacaaattttctCAGgaaagaaccagcggattaatgctgcgtagaagactacatcagtgctgtggcatgttgcaagttgcgcgtccgcgccgtaagtgtcgccacggtcggaacgattgcagcgatcctggtatctggcagcaaacgcggctggagtcaagcctaataaaaagtaaaatttctcgaccatagtagacaacacaaacatgcttatgaatgaaaatataaccagtcgtaagcattaaaaatagtatatcaaagaaataaattgcgaaaatgacacaacgcgtctgcgccgccaatgccgccgcgggcaacgctgcagcgcagtggcagcagacgacagcgaccggcgcaagcatagcgaaactacgcgagcgactgccgacgcgacgtgcgcactggaccagcgtgattaccgtcctcagcgtcatgtcgcatatgtattgttgcgcgaagtggtgcagcacatcCGGCAAGAGTGGAGAACATCTCTTCAGATTACCTTCTGACCACAGGTATTTATGAATTCACTGACTATCGTATCCCTCTTTGCATAGCCGTTGGCGACCGTTGTGCCTTTGTTTTGACCGCCCTTGGTCGTTACCATTTGAAATTGCCGACGGAATAGAACTAGTTTTACCTGGCGCTGTTtactgcagtggctttggttttgcgagatgagtttgataagtacgtttaaggacattaaagcaaaattaagggaAGGTGCTGCAGTTTGAGATGGCCCAACAGCCGTTGCCTCTCGTAAGCGTGGGACCGTTAGTTACCTTGCTTGCTTgttcgcatgtgtgtgtgtgtgtgtctgactcactgacttttctcgctgcctttaaaagcttattccccgcagattccggtgccctcagagtgtattttaaatatgaatattctaacttctgtgcctatagcgtcgtcagcggagtaattgtaatgctcagtttggctgtttctttacggagttcagcgcgcttgaatattatttcttgcgtgttcgtgcatggtttctgcagcagtgatgcacgtcacataaattatcgagctgttcagactaacaccactagtgttggacaccgcgctgaaagtccattgcacgccgtgagccgcatatagaaagtccgccggtcttgtttttcttacttttaccGGAGCTGTTCCTCGCGATATCCGCGCTCAACCACCCATGTACTCcgtggaagcgtttctcgaaactattgcctaccgtagtgctgccgctccagcattgtaaatttcgctccacactccaccccggctgtcctctacgctgctcgctcgcggggcgcacgactgaccttggagggctctgaactctccgcattattcccatctcctcacatatgtctcttatctcgcgccttgtccttgacagcttttgggaagctcgcaaatagtttcgcctagtacgccggaaacgctcgtttccggcgggtgggtgaggggaaggcgaaggtcgctttcttcttgtctgtgtcttttttgggacatttcccttgcttaagcacttttttccccttcttctggacccatgctatttgcctgcaccttcagtttcttgaaagagcagtgtttcctgttgatgttctgctcacatccctttcacacttcccatttgatcacagtgaaagcaaaagatgaaaaactgtgcctactggttcatttacctgctgttcttaatccagacttcaaatttgtgggcaagcagctgtctgccatagcatagctacattggcacttgtgtttaatggaggaattagaaaagaacgaatcatgggtggtggttagtatgcagttacctagagaaaagtgtgagtggaataattgctatgatcagatagagcttaagtctgcagtgaagctctgtccccatttctatctgctgcacaaaattatgccgcacccaaaaagcagttggaacaaagaactagttattgttacctaaaccaaaagcagatcacaaaagaaaacataagctcaagaattttaaaggttctggcttgtcgatcatagccagacattaaaaaggtgatttcattcatcgtttcgattggccagcatagcaatagactagcaggctgtggcacattgttacaaactgctgtcttattttgcttgcatcctgCCACAGTTGTTTTCACGCATATATGTTATATAATGTTCGTACCCCTTTGCTGTGTAAGGAGATGCTAATAAGCATTCCTGAAGTGAGGTATGCAAACCTTTAAAATGTATGAAATCATTTTATTTGGCTGTTTTTCAGATTCTCCATTTGGCTGAAATATGCCAATAGGCTTGAACTCCTGGAGACACCAAGGGAAAAGGTCTACAAAACATACAGGCTCTGCTCAAAGCACTTCACGAGGGATTGCTTCACTAGTGATGCCTGCACAAGGCTCACGCATGAAGCAGTCCCTTCCGTGAAGGTGCATGAGCCTCGTCTGAGAGCCTTGGTGCACCCGGGTAAGCAAAATTCCTCTCCCAGTAAATTCTTCCCAAGCTTGATCCCTCAGTGTATCCTGTGGCTTTTTTGTTGCAGATTTCTATGAAGGAGGTGCGGCACAAGGTGAGGGCACTATTTTCAGAAAAACCCATCCTGTAAATGTAAGACCAAAGGGAACAATTGCATTCATAGAGGCTAACTGCAAACATCACTTCCCGGGCACAAAACTTTCCTGCTTCAATGTCATGTGGCCATTGTTTCAGTTGCATCAGACTGCAGTTGTGTACCATGTTGTAGCTTAAATTTCTCTTAACCATATTAACAATCAGATGCTGGATAGTGCACTCCAGCAGCagtgaggaaaataatttttacaactCTATGTTTAGTATTCTTGTCATTATTACTTACTGTTCGCTACGGTGAATAGAGGGCAGACTGCGCGAATTCACTCCAAAATAGCACACAGggtcaagaaagaacacacacacgcacaaactgccAGCAGCTTATTGTGACACACGAGGCGGTAATTATACATGAATTGGCCGCATATTGTGCAAGCATGGAGGGTAAACATTTTACCGGTTTCTAAGGTAAAAATGGTTCTTTGAGGAGCAACCCGCCAGGATATTTAGCGATGCACATGTCACTTAGGCTATCTGATTTCTTCCTGAATGATTTCGGGAATAAGTTTGCAAGCATTAATAGTGGTGACATTGCACGCTTCATAGATAGGTTTGCAGTTTGATTTGTATTTCCTACAATGCACATCAAGTGAATTTATGGCCTCGTGGTTCACAGTAAAGTGTtcgtttgtgtgttttcattcttcttcctgtgtgctgctgtgctattttgtatgtcgcggtat includes these proteins:
- the LOC144102120 gene encoding uncharacterized protein LOC144102120 — encoded protein: MSHMYCCAKWCSTSGKSGEHLFRLPSDHRFSIWLKYANRLELLETPREKVYKTYRLCSKHFTRDCFTSDACTRLTHEAVPSVKVHEPRLRALVHPDFYEGGAAQGIESASPLQSTAAPVEVMLGHDYLPLPSTLGLGTIAGADSAVHDTDDPHSSRAPQLTDVQTTPPPPADEEGRCNALIVQ